From the genome of Halomonas sp. I5-271120, one region includes:
- a CDS encoding zinc-binding alcohol dehydrogenase family protein → MKAVGYKQSLPVTASEALEDIELPTPEAQGRDLLVRVEAVSVNPVDTKIRQNVSPEGGEYKVLGWDAAGVVEAVGEDVTLFQPGDKVWYAGAVDRSGTNAQFHQVDERIVSKMPTSLGFAEAAALPLTTITAWEMLFDRLQVAKENAGSLLIIGASGGVGSIMIQLAKQLTDLTVIATASRPETRAWAQELGADHVIDHRQSLVDELKAADLPSVNYVASLTHTDEHLAAIAELIAPQGRLAVIDDPASFDIMPFKRKSVSVHWEFMFTRSLFQTEDMIEQHRLLERVAEMVDRGELTTTLAEEFGTINAENLLRAHALLESGKGRGKIVLRGF, encoded by the coding sequence GTGCGTGTCGAGGCCGTCTCGGTCAACCCGGTCGATACCAAGATTCGTCAGAACGTGTCGCCTGAGGGTGGCGAGTACAAGGTGCTGGGCTGGGATGCCGCCGGCGTGGTTGAGGCCGTCGGTGAGGACGTGACCCTGTTTCAGCCCGGCGACAAGGTCTGGTATGCCGGTGCTGTCGATCGTAGCGGCACCAATGCGCAGTTCCATCAGGTCGATGAGCGCATCGTCTCCAAAATGCCGACATCACTTGGCTTTGCCGAGGCGGCGGCGCTGCCGCTGACCACGATCACCGCCTGGGAAATGCTCTTCGATCGCCTGCAGGTGGCCAAGGAAAACGCCGGTTCGCTGCTGATCATCGGTGCTTCTGGCGGCGTGGGCTCGATCATGATCCAGCTCGCCAAGCAGCTTACCGACCTGACCGTGATCGCGACCGCTTCAAGGCCGGAAACCCGTGCCTGGGCGCAGGAGCTGGGCGCCGACCATGTCATCGATCACCGCCAGTCGCTGGTCGACGAACTGAAGGCAGCCGACCTTCCTTCCGTGAACTATGTGGCGAGCCTGACCCATACCGACGAGCACCTGGCCGCGATCGCCGAGCTGATCGCACCCCAGGGGCGGCTTGCGGTAATCGATGACCCCGCGTCGTTCGACATCATGCCGTTCAAGCGCAAGAGCGTATCGGTGCATTGGGAGTTCATGTTCACTCGCTCGCTCTTCCAGACAGAAGACATGATCGAACAGCACCGGCTGCTCGAGCGGGTGGCCGAGATGGTCGACCGCGGCGAGCTGACCACGACCCTCGCCGAAGAGTTCGGCACCATCAACGCCGAGAACCTGCTGCGCGCGCACGCGCTGCTGGAATCCGGCAAGGGGCGCGGCAAGATCGTATTGCGCGGTTTCTGA